A section of the Microbulbifer pacificus genome encodes:
- a CDS encoding efflux RND transporter permease subunit, with the protein MSSNHQFSDKRHRPPVDTKHGPIAWMTHNHVTANLLMLVLLIGGLFFSFAIKKEVFPEFSLDMVTVNISYPGASPEEVERGVLVPAEQAITGLEGVKELRGSAGEGSASLTLELDEDADGNKVFQDVQAAIDRVSTFPSDIERPQVSLAERKRDVLDVVIYGNMDERTLREFVMQVYDKLEAHPDITQVEAYGVKDYEIAIEVDRDDLRRYNLSLPDIAQLVRNAAVDVPAGGVKSESGEILVRVTERKDWARQFGDIAVARSEGGGTVRLRDVATIRDALVDEPRNMVFNGEPAAGINVFRIGDQTPMSVSDATHEVLAELRENLPPGIHVSVRDDDSEIFKERLALLLKNGFLGLLLVFVVLGAFLELRLAFWVTLGIPTSFLGALLFLPAMDISINMVSMFAFIIALGIVVDDAIIAGENIHEWRQQGYNNFEAAIAGARQVAVPLTFAILTNIVAFLPLTELPGFMGKIFGVIPFVVGTVFAISWVEALFILPAHLAYSKRGHKSRAARRFAARQKMIARSLDRFVEKRFKPTLDLCVRHRYITIAISIAILIVMTGYAASGRMGFTLMPKVERDSGRVEVTFPPGTAEVQLDRARKQIMSAADQILEETGREGVFIGMRGLIRNDSVQVDVYLTPGDQRTISTGEFVMRWRRAVGPVPGSLSSSFASDRGGPGAGPALTVELRHTDTDLLEQAATQLAEALKGFPSVGDIDAGVSQGKRQLDLTLTDTAKSLGLTAEDIGRQLRASLYGAEAFRQQRGRDQVKVMVRLPEAERVTLDDVNNIMIRAGNGLWLPLPDLVQIEQGRAYATINRREGRRVMTVTANVDPADQAALVINELNLSVMPQLRAQYPGLSISYEGRQAQEREGLSSLAVTFSLTLAILYFLLAIPLKSYIQPLTVMVAIPFGVIGALLGHLVMGYGLSMVSILGMVALAGVVINDTLVMIEYGNRLRAEGMPITDAIKAAASRRFRPIILTTVTTFCGLMPMIFETSVQAKFMIPMAISLGYGILAATTISLLLVPCLYLMFSRDIPVLFGLLKGRALANSSS; encoded by the coding sequence ATGAGCAGTAACCATCAATTCAGCGATAAGCGCCATCGCCCTCCCGTGGATACCAAACACGGCCCGATCGCGTGGATGACGCACAACCATGTCACCGCCAACCTGTTGATGCTGGTGCTGCTGATCGGCGGCTTGTTTTTCTCCTTTGCCATCAAGAAGGAGGTCTTCCCCGAATTCAGCCTCGATATGGTGACGGTGAATATTTCCTATCCCGGCGCCAGCCCGGAAGAGGTGGAGCGCGGTGTGCTGGTGCCCGCAGAGCAGGCAATCACCGGGCTTGAAGGTGTCAAGGAGCTGCGCGGCAGCGCGGGTGAGGGCAGTGCAAGTCTTACCCTGGAACTCGATGAAGATGCCGATGGCAACAAGGTGTTCCAGGATGTTCAGGCCGCGATCGATCGGGTAAGTACTTTCCCGTCTGATATCGAGCGCCCACAGGTCAGCCTGGCGGAGCGTAAGCGGGATGTGCTCGATGTGGTCATCTACGGCAACATGGACGAGCGTACCCTGCGGGAATTCGTCATGCAGGTGTATGACAAGCTGGAAGCTCATCCCGACATCACCCAGGTCGAGGCTTACGGGGTCAAGGATTACGAAATTGCGATCGAGGTCGACCGCGACGACCTGCGCCGCTATAACCTGTCGCTGCCGGATATCGCGCAGCTGGTGCGCAATGCCGCGGTGGATGTGCCGGCAGGCGGGGTGAAATCCGAATCGGGTGAGATCCTGGTGCGGGTGACCGAGCGCAAGGACTGGGCGCGCCAGTTCGGCGATATCGCCGTGGCCCGCAGTGAAGGTGGCGGTACCGTACGCCTGCGGGACGTTGCCACCATTCGCGACGCGCTGGTGGACGAACCGCGCAACATGGTGTTCAACGGCGAGCCGGCAGCGGGCATCAATGTGTTCCGCATCGGCGACCAGACACCGATGAGCGTCAGTGATGCCACCCATGAGGTACTGGCGGAACTGCGCGAAAACCTGCCGCCGGGCATTCATGTCAGTGTGCGCGACGACGACTCGGAGATTTTCAAGGAGCGCCTGGCGCTGCTGCTGAAAAACGGGTTCCTCGGGCTGTTGCTGGTGTTCGTGGTGCTCGGCGCATTTCTTGAATTGCGACTCGCATTCTGGGTAACCCTGGGTATTCCAACCAGTTTCCTGGGCGCGCTGCTGTTCCTGCCGGCGATGGATATTTCCATCAATATGGTGAGCATGTTCGCATTCATCATCGCCCTCGGTATCGTGGTGGATGATGCGATCATCGCAGGTGAAAACATTCACGAGTGGCGCCAGCAGGGCTACAACAACTTCGAAGCCGCAATCGCCGGAGCAAGGCAGGTAGCGGTACCGCTGACGTTTGCCATCCTCACCAATATCGTTGCGTTTCTGCCGCTCACCGAATTGCCCGGTTTTATGGGCAAGATTTTCGGTGTGATCCCGTTTGTGGTGGGGACGGTGTTTGCGATCTCCTGGGTGGAAGCCTTGTTTATCCTGCCGGCGCACCTGGCGTACTCGAAGCGCGGCCACAAGAGCCGTGCAGCGCGTCGCTTCGCCGCTCGCCAGAAAATGATTGCGCGCAGCCTCGATCGTTTTGTGGAAAAACGCTTCAAGCCGACACTGGACCTGTGCGTGCGGCACCGATACATCACGATCGCGATATCCATTGCAATCCTGATTGTAATGACGGGATACGCAGCCAGTGGGCGCATGGGCTTTACCCTGATGCCGAAGGTGGAGCGGGATTCCGGTCGTGTGGAGGTTACCTTTCCGCCGGGTACCGCGGAGGTCCAGTTGGATCGTGCGCGCAAGCAGATCATGAGTGCGGCGGACCAGATTCTGGAGGAAACTGGTCGCGAAGGTGTGTTTATCGGCATGCGCGGATTGATTCGCAACGACTCGGTACAGGTGGATGTCTATCTCACCCCGGGTGATCAGCGCACCATTTCTACCGGCGAATTCGTCATGCGCTGGCGCCGCGCGGTGGGGCCGGTGCCGGGGTCTCTCAGCTCCAGCTTTGCCAGTGATCGCGGCGGCCCCGGTGCCGGGCCGGCGTTGACGGTGGAGCTGCGGCATACAGATACGGATCTGCTCGAGCAGGCGGCAACGCAGCTGGCGGAAGCCCTGAAAGGCTTCCCGTCAGTGGGGGATATCGATGCGGGTGTTTCCCAGGGCAAGCGCCAGCTGGACCTCACTCTCACCGACACCGCCAAGAGCCTTGGCCTCACCGCCGAGGACATCGGTCGTCAGCTGCGCGCATCGCTGTATGGGGCCGAAGCCTTCCGCCAGCAGCGCGGGCGGGACCAGGTGAAGGTGATGGTGCGCTTGCCGGAAGCGGAGCGGGTGACGCTGGATGATGTCAACAACATCATGATCCGTGCCGGCAACGGCCTGTGGTTGCCACTGCCGGATCTGGTGCAGATCGAACAGGGGCGCGCCTATGCGACCATCAATCGTCGTGAGGGACGGCGGGTGATGACGGTAACCGCCAACGTGGACCCCGCAGATCAGGCGGCACTGGTGATCAACGAGTTAAACCTGAGTGTGATGCCACAGTTGCGGGCGCAGTATCCGGGCTTGTCGATTTCCTATGAGGGGCGCCAGGCGCAAGAGCGGGAGGGGCTTTCTTCGCTGGCGGTGACGTTTTCTCTGACGCTGGCGATCTTGTATTTCCTGCTGGCAATCCCTCTGAAGAGCTACATCCAGCCGCTCACGGTGATGGTGGCAATTCCATTCGGGGTGATCGGTGCTCTGCTGGGCCATCTGGTGATGGGCTACGGGCTCAGTATGGTGAGTATTCTGGGGATGGTGGCGCTGGCGGGGGTTGTTATCAACGATACGCTGGTGATGATCGAGTACGGTAACCGGTTGCGGGCGGAAGGCATGCCAATCACCGACGCCATCAAGGCCGCGGCTTCCCGCCGATTCCGTCCGATTATCCTGACCACGGTTACTACTTTCTGTGGTCTGATGCCGATGATTTTTGAAACTTCGGTACAGGCGAAATTCATGATTCCGATGGCGATTTCCCTGGGTTACGGAATCCTTGCGGCTACCACCATTTCCCTGTTGCTGGTGCCGTGCCTGTATCTGATGTTTTCCCGTGATATTCCGGTGTTGTTTGGCCTTTTGAAAGGCCGGGCTCTTGCGAATTCTTCGTCTTAG
- a CDS encoding cation:proton antiporter — MPETSLFQSFFLIFTGAAIVASLALWGRQPLLVAYIALGVLLGPSALGIIDNVELMAEMSNIGIIFLLFLLGLDMQPKALISVLRKATFVGLISSAIFLGLGYAIGRLFGFTSTESWVIGMAMMFSSTIIGIKLLPTTVLHHKHLGEMMVGLLLFQDFVAITCLMILLSGSTGSVDFTRLGISFAALPLLIALAWGAVRYVLQPLLAKFDRFHEYVFLLALGWCMGLAELAEIMGLSREIGAFIAGITLATSPISQYIALSLKPLRDFFLILFFFSLGAQFHLEMVPQIALPALVTAIAVLVIKPVVFRYLLGQQSERTILAWDIGFRLGQISEFSLLIAYLAMSQQLIGSAASHLIQATAILTFLVSSYIVVLNFPNPIAIKDHLRRD, encoded by the coding sequence GTGCCCGAGACCTCCCTGTTCCAGTCGTTTTTCCTGATCTTCACCGGCGCCGCCATCGTCGCCTCGCTCGCCCTATGGGGCCGCCAACCCCTGCTTGTCGCCTATATCGCCCTCGGCGTACTGCTCGGCCCCTCCGCTCTTGGCATCATCGACAACGTCGAACTCATGGCCGAAATGTCCAACATCGGCATTATCTTCCTGCTGTTCCTGCTCGGCCTCGACATGCAGCCCAAGGCACTCATTTCCGTGCTGCGCAAAGCCACCTTCGTCGGCCTGATAAGCTCCGCTATATTCCTCGGCCTGGGCTACGCCATCGGCAGATTGTTCGGTTTCACCAGTACCGAATCCTGGGTAATCGGCATGGCCATGATGTTCTCCAGCACCATCATCGGCATCAAACTCCTGCCCACCACCGTACTGCACCACAAACACCTGGGTGAAATGATGGTCGGCCTGCTGCTGTTCCAGGATTTCGTCGCCATCACCTGCCTGATGATTTTATTGAGCGGCAGCACCGGCTCCGTGGATTTCACCCGTCTCGGTATCTCCTTCGCGGCGCTGCCCCTGCTAATCGCCCTGGCCTGGGGCGCCGTGCGCTATGTGTTGCAGCCGCTGCTGGCAAAATTCGACCGCTTCCACGAATACGTGTTTCTGCTGGCGCTGGGCTGGTGTATGGGACTTGCGGAACTGGCGGAAATCATGGGTCTGTCGCGGGAAATCGGCGCCTTTATCGCCGGCATCACCCTCGCCACCAGCCCAATTTCCCAGTACATCGCACTCAGCCTTAAGCCTTTGCGCGACTTCTTCCTGATCCTGTTCTTCTTCAGCCTCGGCGCGCAGTTCCATCTGGAAATGGTCCCCCAAATCGCCCTGCCCGCGCTGGTGACGGCCATCGCTGTACTGGTGATAAAACCGGTGGTATTCCGCTACCTCCTTGGGCAACAGAGTGAGCGGACCATACTCGCGTGGGATATCGGCTTCCGCCTCGGGCAGATCAGCGAGTTCTCACTGTTGATTGCGTACCTGGCCATGAGCCAGCAATTGATAGGCAGCGCCGCTTCACACCTGATTCAGGCAACGGCGATTCTTACCTTCCTAGTTTCTTCTTATATTGTGGTTTTGAACTTCCCCAATCCTATTGCGATCAAGGACCATTTGCGCAGGGATTAG
- a CDS encoding aminotransferase class V-fold PLP-dependent enzyme, with protein MSANGSPEINNKTESLLQRIRDNVIGERMPMQTPFGQRPLIYADYTASGRALTFIEDAIRNRVLPWYANTHTETSATGRQTTAFREQARAAIRKSVNASDEHAIIFCGAGATAAVNRLVDSLGLRADCYSRFGGSAGQIPENKRPVVFIGPYEHHSNDLPWRESIADVVTIPLNAAGGVDLEALQNALDQYAERPLKIGSFSAASNVTGIRTDVDAVTRLLHKNGALSFWDYAAAAPYVGIDVKGEDELSSKDALFISPHKFVGGPGTPGLLIVRRSLLPQSQPSVTGGGTVSWVSPGRHTYLPAGERREEAGTPAIVESVRAGMAFALKDQVGADVIEAREAHWLARAFARWSGKENIQILGGTEAERVSIVSLHLLHDGKPLHHGFVVALLNDLFGIQVRGGCSCAGPYGHHLLHLTDEQSTAIEQLVSEGESILKPGWVRLNFNYFLDEETVDYLIDAIELIAEFGHRMLPYYQYDTAHGVWRYQGEKASDPFALEFATDISAPTKVDTPLAQFIQQARPILENPPGEICEQPILSEKGESLRWFKL; from the coding sequence ATGTCCGCAAACGGTTCACCAGAAATCAATAACAAAACCGAATCCTTGCTTCAGCGTATTCGCGACAATGTCATCGGCGAACGCATGCCGATGCAGACCCCGTTCGGGCAACGGCCGCTGATTTACGCCGATTACACCGCATCAGGCCGAGCACTGACCTTTATCGAGGATGCGATTCGCAACCGGGTACTCCCCTGGTACGCCAATACCCACACCGAGACCTCGGCCACCGGACGCCAGACCACGGCCTTCCGCGAACAGGCACGCGCGGCCATTCGCAAATCCGTGAATGCCAGTGATGAGCACGCAATTATTTTTTGTGGCGCCGGTGCCACTGCGGCAGTCAACCGCTTGGTGGACTCCCTCGGCCTGCGCGCGGACTGCTACAGCAGATTCGGCGGCAGCGCCGGACAGATTCCGGAGAACAAACGCCCGGTGGTTTTCATCGGTCCCTACGAACACCACTCCAACGATCTGCCCTGGCGCGAGTCCATCGCCGACGTCGTCACCATCCCGCTGAACGCAGCTGGCGGTGTCGACCTCGAAGCCCTGCAAAACGCCCTCGACCAGTACGCCGAGCGCCCGCTGAAGATTGGCAGCTTCTCCGCCGCCTCCAACGTCACCGGCATCCGCACCGACGTCGATGCCGTTACCCGCTTGCTGCACAAAAACGGCGCCCTCTCTTTCTGGGACTATGCCGCCGCCGCACCTTACGTGGGCATTGATGTTAAAGGCGAAGACGAACTCAGCAGCAAGGACGCCCTGTTCATCTCCCCGCATAAATTCGTCGGCGGCCCAGGCACCCCCGGCCTGCTGATCGTGCGCCGCTCACTGCTGCCGCAAAGCCAGCCCTCCGTCACCGGCGGCGGCACCGTGTCCTGGGTGAGCCCCGGTCGACACACCTACCTGCCCGCCGGCGAACGCCGTGAAGAAGCCGGCACCCCGGCCATCGTGGAATCCGTGCGCGCCGGTATGGCATTTGCTCTGAAAGACCAGGTCGGCGCCGATGTCATCGAAGCCCGCGAAGCCCACTGGCTCGCCCGCGCCTTCGCGCGCTGGAGCGGCAAAGAGAACATCCAGATCCTAGGTGGCACCGAAGCCGAGCGCGTCAGCATCGTCTCCCTGCACCTGCTGCACGACGGCAAACCTCTGCATCACGGATTCGTCGTCGCCCTGCTGAACGACCTGTTCGGTATCCAGGTCCGCGGCGGCTGCTCCTGCGCCGGCCCCTACGGCCACCACCTGTTGCACCTCACCGACGAACAGAGCACCGCCATCGAACAACTGGTGAGCGAAGGCGAGAGCATTCTCAAGCCGGGCTGGGTGCGACTGAACTTCAACTATTTCCTCGATGAAGAGACCGTTGACTACCTGATCGACGCCATCGAACTCATCGCCGAATTTGGCCACCGCATGCTGCCCTACTACCAGTACGACACTGCACACGGGGTATGGCGCTACCAGGGCGAGAAGGCGAGCGATCCGTTCGCACTCGAATTTGCAACCGACATTTCGGCGCCGACCAAGGTCGACACCCCGCTGGCGCAATTTATTCAGCAGGCGCGTCCGATTCTGGAAAACCCACCGGGGGAAATTTGTGAGCAGCCAATTCTGTCTGAGAAAGGAGAGAGCTTGCGCTGGTTCAAGCTTTGA